In Stenotrophomonas sp. 610A2, one DNA window encodes the following:
- a CDS encoding CHASE2 domain-containing protein translates to MRPLRPRWRYRLLFVIACCLIVAWASHSRVFWQQDVTSYDALVGDWDYPPDPRLAIIAIDDRSLQELGQWPWPRSTHARLLERLRQAGVERVALDLMFPEADRKDPRQDEALAAAIRRNGRVVLPVMAAPATAEAVPEELLPVPVIANAAASLAHTDIEVDADGIARGLYLKAGIGSPHWLALGAALSGVNGQLPGLPDPTPRNNSPYQWHRDHYVRLRYAGPPGSFPQMSYVDVLEDRIPADLLKGRLIIVGMTASGIAPRLLTPTSRDNWMSGSEYQANVASMLLAGNSIRTLPSLVQTAISTVLVALAALGITSGLRSRWLFGALALPVPLLLSLGLLHAGNLWFAPVSATFGFAGMLLFWTLWQMRYWRRQANRDTLTGLANRMRFEETLRRENDAARRSGRPLTLLLIDVDHFKACNDTYGHQVGDRLLRYLARTIDDMARRPRDLAARFGGDEFALILPDTPPAGAEQLVQTLVSRVRQLSIPVDKIHHSKTRTTVTIGVCSVLPGPDDGPARLFEAADAALYQAKQAGRDGYRIAPPWPN, encoded by the coding sequence ATGAGGCCTTTACGCCCGCGCTGGCGTTACCGGCTGCTGTTCGTCATTGCCTGTTGCCTGATCGTTGCCTGGGCCAGCCATAGCCGTGTGTTCTGGCAGCAGGATGTCACCAGTTACGACGCGTTGGTCGGTGACTGGGATTACCCACCCGATCCCCGCCTGGCAATCATCGCGATCGACGACCGCAGCCTGCAGGAGCTGGGCCAATGGCCGTGGCCGCGCAGCACCCACGCACGCCTGCTGGAACGCCTGCGGCAGGCCGGCGTCGAGCGCGTGGCACTGGATCTGATGTTTCCGGAGGCCGATCGCAAGGACCCCCGCCAGGATGAAGCATTGGCAGCGGCGATCCGCCGCAACGGTCGGGTAGTCCTGCCGGTGATGGCTGCACCGGCGACCGCCGAGGCGGTACCCGAGGAATTGCTACCGGTGCCGGTAATCGCCAACGCCGCCGCATCGCTGGCACACACGGATATCGAAGTCGATGCCGATGGCATCGCACGTGGCCTCTACCTGAAGGCCGGGATCGGCTCGCCGCATTGGTTGGCGCTGGGTGCCGCCTTGTCCGGAGTGAATGGCCAGCTCCCCGGCTTGCCCGATCCAACGCCGCGCAACAACTCGCCCTATCAATGGCATCGCGACCACTATGTGCGGCTGCGCTATGCCGGACCGCCGGGCAGCTTTCCGCAGATGTCGTATGTCGACGTGCTTGAAGACCGGATACCCGCCGATCTGCTCAAGGGACGACTGATCATCGTTGGCATGACCGCCAGCGGCATTGCCCCGCGCCTGCTTACCCCCACGTCCCGCGACAACTGGATGAGCGGTAGCGAGTACCAGGCCAATGTCGCCTCGATGCTGCTGGCCGGGAACAGCATCCGCACCTTGCCATCCCTCGTCCAGACCGCGATCAGTACGGTGCTGGTGGCGCTGGCGGCACTGGGCATCACCTCCGGGCTCCGTTCGCGCTGGCTGTTTGGCGCACTCGCGCTGCCGGTTCCGCTGCTGCTGAGCCTGGGCCTGCTGCATGCGGGCAACCTGTGGTTCGCACCTGTGTCAGCGACGTTTGGTTTCGCCGGCATGCTGCTGTTCTGGACTTTGTGGCAGATGCGCTACTGGCGCCGCCAGGCCAACCGCGACACGCTGACCGGATTGGCCAATCGCATGCGCTTCGAGGAAACCCTGCGCCGTGAGAACGATGCGGCCCGCCGTAGCGGTCGTCCGCTCACCCTGTTGTTGATCGACGTGGATCACTTCAAGGCCTGCAACGACACCTATGGCCACCAGGTTGGGGATCGCCTGCTGCGCTATCTGGCACGCACGATTGATGACATGGCCCGGCGCCCCCGCGATCTGGCTGCGCGCTTCGGCGGCGACGAATTCGCCCTGATCCTACCTGACACCCCGCCGGCCGGGGCCGAGCAGCTGGTACAGACCTTGGTCAGCCGGGTACGCCAGCTCAGCATCCCCGTCGACAAGATCCACCACAGCAAGACCAGGACCACCGTCACCATCGGTGTTTGCAGCGTGCTGCCCGGCCCTGACGACGGCCCCGCGCGCCTGTTCGAGGCTGCCGACGCCGCCCTGTACCAGGCCAAGCAAGCCGGCCGCGACGGCTACCGGATCGCCCCGCCCTGGCCGAACTGA
- a CDS encoding FecR family protein: MRNTAVRPSLLQLLAVALLFCWAGIASAQDWNYRARPGDTLWDLGARYLKNDVQWQQLQAHNRISDPYRLVPGQTLRFPIIWLRVQPAPARVAALRGQVQVSDPVNGSRPLQADMLLPIGTQLQTGEDASVTLVFADDSRLQLRENSQLQLDQLSSYGATGMVDTRVRLQRGRSSSHVTPARGPASRYIITAPTATSSVRGTLFRVNAGDQNSPASTEVVEGRVQVGNRTGNRIIGGGHATLIRSQGNAPSAAQPLLPAPQLLDAQLRLQPLPLLAAWRSLDGATRYRVEVVLAATPDIQLFAREVSATQIQINDLPAGQLRLLVRAIDADGVEGLDAERDFAVPDGLPAPLTVAPLHGQTVHQPQPRFEWAKVTGATGTVLQIADNPNFLQPLVEQQSSNQKLRIRSPLPAGDYFWRVASLDAHNSAGRYGQALPLQVSDAQVATPLDTNNGQKGLLTLRWPADSDALHYRVQIARDAGFSKLLLDQQLDAPEVSLKRPWRGGTLHVRVQSIADDGYAGAFSAPQQIKLPCRLCYGAGAGALLLLAL; this comes from the coding sequence GTGAGAAATACCGCCGTACGCCCATCGTTGCTGCAGCTGCTTGCTGTTGCATTGCTGTTTTGCTGGGCGGGCATCGCCAGCGCCCAGGACTGGAATTACCGCGCACGGCCCGGCGACACGCTGTGGGATCTGGGCGCCCGTTATCTGAAAAACGACGTGCAGTGGCAGCAGCTGCAGGCGCATAACCGGATCAGCGACCCGTACCGGCTGGTGCCCGGGCAGACCCTGCGCTTTCCGATCATCTGGCTGCGCGTGCAGCCCGCGCCAGCGCGGGTGGCCGCCTTGCGTGGCCAGGTGCAGGTCAGCGACCCGGTCAACGGTAGCCGGCCATTGCAAGCGGATATGTTGTTGCCCATCGGCACCCAGCTGCAGACCGGCGAGGACGCCAGCGTCACCCTTGTCTTTGCCGACGACTCTCGACTGCAACTGCGCGAGAACTCGCAACTGCAGCTGGACCAGCTCAGCAGCTACGGCGCCACCGGCATGGTGGATACGCGGGTGCGCCTGCAACGTGGGCGTAGCAGCAGCCATGTAACGCCGGCGCGTGGCCCTGCTTCGCGCTACATCATCACCGCCCCTACCGCGACCAGCAGCGTGCGCGGCACCTTGTTCCGGGTAAACGCAGGTGACCAGAACAGTCCGGCAAGCACCGAAGTCGTCGAAGGCCGTGTGCAGGTAGGCAACCGTACTGGTAACCGGATCATCGGCGGCGGCCACGCCACCTTGATTCGTTCGCAAGGCAATGCACCGAGTGCGGCACAGCCGCTACTGCCCGCGCCACAACTGTTGGACGCGCAGCTGCGCCTGCAACCTCTGCCGCTGCTCGCTGCGTGGCGATCGCTGGACGGCGCAACACGCTATCGGGTGGAAGTGGTGCTGGCCGCAACCCCGGATATACAGCTGTTCGCCCGCGAGGTCAGCGCAACGCAGATCCAGATCAATGACCTGCCAGCAGGCCAACTGCGCCTGCTGGTGCGGGCCATCGATGCCGATGGTGTTGAAGGCTTGGATGCCGAACGGGACTTCGCGGTACCCGATGGACTGCCTGCACCGTTGACCGTCGCGCCACTGCATGGACAGACCGTGCACCAGCCGCAGCCACGTTTTGAATGGGCCAAGGTCACTGGTGCCACCGGCACCGTCCTGCAGATCGCCGACAACCCCAACTTCCTGCAGCCACTGGTCGAACAGCAGAGCAGCAACCAGAAGCTGCGCATCCGCAGCCCGCTGCCAGCGGGTGACTACTTCTGGCGCGTGGCCTCGCTTGATGCCCACAACAGCGCCGGCCGCTACGGCCAGGCGCTGCCGCTGCAGGTCAGCGATGCGCAGGTGGCGACGCCACTGGATACAAACAATGGCCAAAAAGGTCTGCTGACCTTGCGTTGGCCGGCCGACAGCGACGCCCTCCACTATCGGGTGCAGATCGCGCGCGACGCCGGTTTTTCGAAGCTGTTGCTGGATCAACAGCTGGATGCCCCAGAGGTTTCCCTGAAGCGCCCCTGGCGTGGCGGAACCTTGCATGTACGCGTGCAGAGCATCGCCGATGACGGCTACGCCGGCGCGTTCTCCGCGCCCCAGCAGATCAAACTGCCCTGCCGGCTGTGTTACGGCGCCGGCGCGGGTGCCTTGTTGTTGCTCGCCCTATGA
- the trxA gene encoding thioredoxin: MSDLPHVFEATTETFEAEVLQKSSQTPVLVDFWATWCGPCKSLGPILEKLAGEYNGAFELAKVDVDKEQQIAAAFQIRSVPTVFLIKDGQIVDGFPGAMPEGQLREFLTQHGVVPAEAAALETEVEALPLDPQAEVAALREAISAEPDKAELKLDLALALLKIGATSEAGPLLDGLPANLATDDRAIRARARLDFAAALQDAPAADVVAARVQADGNDLEARYLLGIHHLLAGEDEGALEQFIEMLRIDRGFRDSLPKKALIDAFRVIEDEDLVGRYRRKMSSLLF, from the coding sequence ATGAGCGATCTTCCCCACGTATTCGAGGCCACCACCGAAACCTTCGAAGCCGAGGTCCTGCAGAAATCCTCGCAGACCCCCGTGCTGGTTGATTTCTGGGCGACCTGGTGTGGGCCCTGCAAGAGCCTGGGGCCGATCCTGGAAAAGCTCGCAGGCGAGTACAACGGTGCGTTCGAGCTGGCAAAGGTCGATGTGGACAAGGAGCAGCAGATTGCTGCCGCCTTCCAGATCCGCTCGGTACCCACGGTTTTCCTGATCAAGGACGGGCAGATTGTTGATGGCTTCCCCGGCGCGATGCCCGAAGGCCAGCTCCGCGAGTTCCTGACCCAGCACGGGGTGGTTCCGGCCGAAGCCGCCGCGCTTGAAACCGAAGTCGAAGCCCTGCCGTTGGACCCGCAGGCCGAGGTCGCTGCACTGCGTGAAGCCATCAGTGCCGAACCGGACAAGGCCGAGCTCAAGCTCGACCTGGCGCTGGCCCTGCTCAAGATCGGCGCAACCAGCGAAGCAGGTCCGCTGCTGGATGGCTTGCCGGCCAACCTTGCCACCGATGATCGCGCCATCCGTGCGCGGGCGCGTCTGGATTTCGCCGCGGCATTGCAGGATGCACCGGCCGCCGACGTGGTGGCAGCGCGCGTCCAGGCCGATGGCAATGATCTGGAAGCACGCTATCTGCTCGGCATCCACCATCTACTGGCCGGCGAGGACGAAGGCGCGCTGGAGCAGTTCATCGAGATGCTGCGGATTGACCGCGGTTTCCGCGACAGCCTGCCCAAGAAGGCCTTGATCGATGCGTTCCGCGTCATCGAGGACGAGGACCTGGTGGGCCGCTACCGCCGCAAGATGTCCTCGCTCCTGTTCTGA
- a CDS encoding DUF2968 domain-containing protein: protein MAGRWQRGEAEVPAAPANSEDSAVGNTVAELQRLMGNNALTELRTTYNGNYGASLLFHADSLNYYVALFHEKEFWRVIRTESVENAETLYLTFADQTKQLAQVYLDTVRLQAGKAYSEKLVAMNERRLRGLQQEVEQQRQQSLQVSNALQERKQQAVALSTDLRATNSQLEALNQQIKALQAQQVNPELTLPATPSVAPPAAVVPHAPAQEPASHP from the coding sequence ATGGCCGGACGCTGGCAACGTGGTGAGGCCGAAGTACCGGCTGCCCCCGCCAACAGCGAAGACAGCGCCGTGGGCAATACCGTCGCCGAGCTGCAACGGCTGATGGGCAACAACGCCCTGACAGAACTGCGTACCACCTATAACGGCAACTACGGCGCCAGCCTGCTGTTCCACGCCGACTCCTTGAACTACTACGTGGCGCTGTTCCACGAGAAGGAATTCTGGCGTGTGATCCGCACCGAGTCGGTGGAGAACGCCGAGACGCTCTACCTGACCTTCGCCGACCAGACCAAGCAGTTGGCCCAGGTCTATCTGGATACCGTGCGTCTGCAGGCCGGCAAGGCCTACAGCGAGAAGCTGGTAGCCATGAACGAACGCCGCCTGCGCGGCCTGCAACAGGAAGTGGAACAGCAGCGCCAGCAGTCCCTGCAGGTCAGCAATGCCTTGCAGGAGCGCAAGCAGCAGGCAGTGGCATTGAGCACCGACCTGCGCGCCACCAATTCCCAACTGGAAGCCTTGAACCAGCAGATCAAGGCCTTGCAGGCGCAGCAGGTCAATCCCGAGCTGACCCTGCCAGCCACCCCCAGCGTGGCCCCGCCTGCCGCAGTGGTACCGCACGCCCCGGCCCAGGAACCCGCCAGCCACCCCTGA
- a CDS encoding TadG family pilus assembly protein: MHTRPSTLSLSRALHDLPQRARQRGGAGLPMMLLLLGLVVILGLIEVGYLYWSKRDVQKTADLAALAGAQRLEQCTTDYKDNLAARSNAVTDNQFGGELTINCGYWGAELPAGARFVSVSSSHPLNAVQVTASRQSVPMLGQLTSLPRISATAVARRMPPQAAFSVGSRLLNVNSNAPLQGILRLVGVDLTQTQIASYQGLADVKITPRGLLQALGIPVATDINVGDLNNLLAANQVSVGRLLEIMASLAGQQGVAGVDLRLLQQKLLGAGISDVLVQLGSNASSSGLFAKIAGGSEAASGALDIDLNALDLLGTTISIANSKHAVEVPQLDVLGLLKAKASIVEPASIGIGPVGTTAYNSQVRLFLDIDSQRIPALGAVLNWLGTRIKLPTYIDVIDGYGQLTAINCSVQPATATVDVTSAIANVCIGKATTPWNSTRELCRTGLSEEILVSLLGRDVLTRKISLEALSQRDQLILSEGQIGTVKPNDLKVGKLVSDLVDALLGTVQSLFTPQGNSSTAAKDLAVQYLEATKKNGLYQPAVVVQALKEGNSAANLPALGSWTTEIPTCDSWILGCTPKKVQGEVWQGFLYETTISKPSVLGGLLDVLGLTSCQGLIAGLAFNDCVSNALAKYLQTKPGGLSGNGSYNPVTGGGTCSSALCLLLKPVVDSILRPLLDGVGKLLSQLLSEVLGLQLGRTDVHMQSIQCGRGQLVE, translated from the coding sequence ATGCACACGCGCCCGTCTACGCTTTCGCTGTCACGCGCGCTCCACGATCTCCCGCAACGCGCACGCCAACGTGGCGGCGCAGGCCTGCCGATGATGTTGTTGCTGCTCGGGCTGGTGGTGATACTCGGCCTGATCGAAGTCGGCTACCTGTACTGGAGCAAGCGCGACGTACAGAAGACCGCCGACCTGGCCGCGCTGGCCGGGGCGCAGCGGCTGGAGCAATGCACCACCGACTACAAGGACAACCTGGCGGCGCGCAGCAATGCGGTGACCGACAACCAGTTCGGTGGTGAACTGACCATCAACTGCGGTTACTGGGGCGCGGAGCTGCCAGCAGGCGCGCGCTTTGTCAGCGTCAGCAGCAGCCACCCGCTGAATGCCGTACAGGTCACCGCCTCCAGGCAATCCGTGCCGATGCTCGGCCAGCTCACCTCCCTGCCACGCATCAGCGCCACCGCCGTTGCCCGGCGCATGCCGCCGCAGGCGGCTTTCAGCGTTGGCTCGCGCCTGCTCAACGTCAACAGCAACGCACCCTTGCAGGGAATCCTGCGACTGGTTGGTGTCGACCTGACCCAGACCCAGATCGCCAGTTACCAAGGTCTGGCCGATGTAAAGATCACGCCGCGCGGTCTGCTGCAGGCGCTGGGCATTCCGGTCGCCACCGACATCAACGTCGGCGACCTCAACAACCTGCTCGCCGCCAACCAGGTTTCCGTAGGCAGGCTGCTTGAAATAATGGCTTCGTTGGCGGGGCAGCAAGGGGTGGCCGGCGTGGACCTGCGCCTGCTGCAGCAGAAGCTGCTGGGCGCTGGCATCAGCGACGTGCTGGTGCAACTGGGCTCCAACGCCAGCAGCAGCGGCTTGTTCGCCAAGATCGCCGGCGGCAGCGAAGCAGCAAGTGGTGCATTGGACATTGACCTCAACGCCCTGGACCTGCTCGGCACCACCATCTCCATCGCCAATTCCAAGCACGCCGTCGAAGTGCCCCAGCTCGATGTACTCGGCTTGCTTAAGGCCAAGGCCAGCATCGTCGAACCTGCCTCCATCGGCATCGGCCCGGTGGGCACCACCGCCTACAACAGCCAGGTGCGCCTGTTCCTGGATATCGACTCGCAACGCATCCCGGCACTCGGCGCGGTGCTGAACTGGCTGGGCACGCGGATCAAGCTGCCGACCTATATCGATGTGATCGATGGCTATGGCCAGCTCACCGCGATCAACTGCTCCGTCCAACCGGCGACCGCCACTGTCGACGTCACCAGCGCCATCGCCAATGTCTGCATCGGCAAGGCCACTACGCCATGGAACTCCACCCGCGAGCTGTGCCGTACCGGACTGAGCGAGGAGATCCTGGTCAGCCTGCTTGGCCGCGATGTACTGACCAGGAAAATCAGCCTGGAGGCGCTGTCGCAACGCGACCAGCTGATCCTGAGCGAAGGCCAGATCGGCACGGTCAAACCGAACGACCTGAAAGTCGGCAAGCTGGTCTCCGACCTGGTCGATGCCCTGCTTGGCACGGTGCAGTCCTTGTTCACCCCGCAAGGCAACAGCAGCACGGCCGCAAAAGACCTCGCCGTGCAGTACCTGGAAGCCACCAAGAAGAACGGGCTGTACCAACCTGCCGTCGTGGTCCAGGCCCTGAAGGAAGGCAACAGCGCCGCCAACCTGCCGGCATTGGGCAGTTGGACTACCGAGATACCCACCTGCGACAGCTGGATCCTCGGCTGCACACCGAAGAAGGTCCAGGGGGAGGTCTGGCAGGGCTTTCTCTACGAGACCACGATCAGCAAGCCCAGCGTGCTGGGCGGCCTGCTCGACGTGCTAGGGCTGACCTCCTGCCAGGGCTTGATCGCCGGCCTGGCCTTCAATGACTGCGTCAGCAATGCACTGGCCAAGTACCTGCAGACCAAACCCGGTGGGCTCAGCGGCAACGGCAGCTACAACCCGGTTACCGGCGGCGGCACCTGCAGCAGCGCGTTGTGCCTGCTGCTCAAGCCAGTGGTCGACAGTATTCTGCGGCCGCTGCTGGACGGTGTCGGCAAGCTGTTGTCGCAGCTGCTGTCCGAGGTCCTGGGCCTGCAACTGGGCCGTACCGACGTGCACATGCAATCGATCCAGTGCGGCCGCGGCCAACTGGTCGAATGA
- a CDS encoding DUF3613 domain-containing protein, translating into MSRTAPLAVILLFGTLWATQAIAQHAPLIERMTDATAPVANTNTNSDASAITSPSAATLAFAIEQPRSQIGDTTRALLQMQADGSRAGNALPMLGEAASRSYQRYLKSFDHPIPEYFEAALPDSKQGGGSR; encoded by the coding sequence ATGAGCCGAACCGCACCCTTGGCCGTGATACTGCTGTTTGGCACGCTCTGGGCGACACAAGCTATTGCACAGCATGCGCCGCTGATCGAACGCATGACCGATGCCACTGCGCCCGTTGCAAACACCAATACAAACAGCGACGCGAGCGCCATCACTTCGCCGTCCGCCGCTACACTTGCGTTCGCAATCGAGCAGCCGCGCTCGCAGATCGGTGATACCACCCGTGCCCTGCTACAGATGCAGGCAGACGGCAGCCGCGCCGGCAATGCACTACCGATGCTTGGCGAAGCGGCCAGCCGCAGCTACCAGCGCTACCTCAAGAGCTTCGACCACCCGATTCCCGAGTACTTCGAAGCCGCGCTTCCCGACTCCAAGCAAGGCGGCGGCAGCCGCTGA
- a CDS encoding tetratricopeptide repeat protein gives MRTTTALLSILIPALLIGCGGNRAAYKQPQIEPSLVEAPQDDRGMYLGLLKQMQAQGAYYASLAHIDAFRQRFGDSPELRILQANALRETGDADAAALIYRGLTKGPQSAAAWHGLGLVAAGTGDFDGARQALDSAVRADPLNVAYLSDLGFALLQAGQIEQARAPLAKAAELGPDNIRAISNLALWALLSGQPAAAESMIQRANLPPSTKAEIYRLSQRLRQPLAAAAPASAAAGGAPALAAQQGPAASATPTRPPGSMLDRFSPATSTAQEATP, from the coding sequence ATGAGAACGACGACCGCATTGCTGAGCATCTTGATACCTGCCCTGCTGATCGGCTGTGGCGGCAATCGCGCTGCCTATAAGCAGCCGCAGATTGAACCCTCGCTGGTGGAAGCACCGCAGGATGATCGCGGCATGTACCTGGGGCTGCTCAAGCAGATGCAGGCGCAAGGCGCGTACTACGCTTCGCTGGCGCATATCGACGCCTTCCGCCAGCGCTTCGGCGACAGCCCGGAACTGCGCATCCTGCAGGCCAACGCGCTGCGCGAAACCGGCGATGCGGACGCAGCAGCGCTGATCTATCGCGGCCTGACCAAAGGCCCGCAATCGGCAGCGGCCTGGCATGGCCTTGGGCTGGTCGCGGCCGGCACCGGTGATTTCGACGGTGCTCGACAGGCCTTGGACAGCGCCGTCCGAGCCGATCCGCTCAATGTCGCCTACCTCAGCGACCTCGGTTTCGCGCTGCTGCAGGCAGGGCAGATCGAGCAGGCACGTGCACCGCTGGCAAAGGCAGCGGAGCTGGGACCCGACAACATCCGCGCCATCTCCAATCTTGCGTTGTGGGCCTTGTTGTCCGGACAGCCAGCGGCGGCGGAAAGCATGATTCAACGGGCAAACCTGCCGCCTTCCACCAAGGCCGAGATCTATCGGCTCTCGCAACGCCTGCGGCAACCGCTGGCAGCGGCCGCTCCCGCTTCGGCAGCTGCAGGCGGTGCTCCAGCCCTGGCCGCGCAGCAGGGCCCAGCTGCAAGTGCAACGCCGACACGCCCGCCCGGTTCGATGCTGGACCGCTTCAGCCCTGCCACCTCAACCGCCCAGGAGGCAACACCATGA
- a CDS encoding type II secretion system F family protein, translating into MNLLYTIAMLLVVVALVLAAAGLLYRGRRSQQAGAALQSALDSAQHVEHDTAPKPVWWRRRLADLAAIGQHFEGSRLQAALLAPEDRLLLEQVGWNHSTGTAAFLATRLVLALLVPFIAVLVMRPQGGDMVILLLVGFALGILLPKLLLRSWAARLRKKVDDELPLLIDLLRLLQGVGFSIDQSLQMIGDKLHIAIPVLGKELQLANAGYSRGRSRAQSLRRLSESFGNEDLRSLMQMVLQVHQHGGAVQEPLKQFGMRLREQRRMKMKEKVGKLSVKMTVVMMITLLPALMLVLAGPAIISLAAAIKGM; encoded by the coding sequence ATGAACCTGCTGTACACGATCGCCATGCTGTTGGTCGTGGTGGCGCTGGTACTGGCCGCGGCTGGCCTGCTGTACCGCGGGCGCCGCAGCCAGCAGGCCGGCGCCGCACTGCAGAGCGCATTGGACAGCGCCCAGCACGTGGAGCATGACACCGCACCCAAGCCGGTCTGGTGGCGGCGGCGGCTCGCCGACCTGGCCGCCATCGGCCAACACTTCGAAGGCAGCCGCCTGCAGGCGGCATTGCTGGCGCCCGAGGATAGATTGCTGCTGGAACAGGTTGGCTGGAACCACAGCACCGGCACTGCGGCCTTCCTTGCCACGCGGCTGGTGCTGGCCTTGTTGGTGCCCTTCATCGCCGTGCTGGTTATGCGCCCACAGGGCGGCGACATGGTGATCCTGCTGCTGGTCGGCTTCGCCTTGGGCATCCTGTTGCCCAAGCTGCTGCTGCGAAGTTGGGCAGCGCGGCTGCGCAAGAAAGTGGATGACGAACTACCCTTGCTGATTGACCTGCTGCGGCTGCTGCAGGGCGTGGGCTTCAGCATCGACCAGAGCCTGCAGATGATTGGCGACAAGCTGCATATCGCCATTCCGGTACTGGGCAAGGAGCTGCAGCTGGCCAACGCCGGTTACAGCCGCGGCCGCAGTCGCGCACAGTCCTTGCGGCGACTATCCGAATCGTTCGGCAATGAGGACCTGCGCAGCCTGATGCAGATGGTGCTGCAGGTACACCAGCACGGCGGTGCGGTGCAGGAACCACTGAAACAGTTCGGCATGCGCCTGCGCGAACAGCGCCGCATGAAGATGAAGGAGAAGGTCGGCAAGCTCTCGGTCAAGATGACCGTGGTGATGATGATCACCTTGCTGCCGGCCCTGATGCTGGTATTGGCCGGGCCGGCGATCATTTCGCTGGCAGCCGCGATCAAGGGGATGTAA
- a CDS encoding type II secretion system F family protein has translation MMVPLLLGSLAVVLVAVAMGLWWGLATRVQQRAAASHADTRLSRPDPVRAAEEARHQRPQGKRWAELLRRAGLKDTPRTLLLIALPGIVVTIAAGLRLGSAWFAAFVLALYLLAVALWLYRRIDKMQQRLIAQMPDFLENMVRMAGIGNSLSMAFQSATQNVDPPLRPILDNALSYTRAGMDLDRALQHAAQAYRLRPLEMLAVILGTSIRIGGRSDQILQRMSDFMRDMEEVQRELQATTSETRMSAWVLALLPVGAALSMALMSPDFFQPMFHDPLGKKILLIAVLLELFGGFLLYRLAKSL, from the coding sequence ATGATGGTGCCGCTGCTGCTCGGGAGCCTTGCCGTGGTGCTGGTGGCGGTTGCCATGGGCCTGTGGTGGGGGCTGGCCACCCGAGTGCAGCAGCGTGCCGCCGCCAGCCATGCCGACACCCGCTTGTCGCGACCAGACCCGGTACGCGCTGCCGAGGAAGCGCGCCACCAACGGCCGCAGGGCAAACGCTGGGCCGAGCTGCTGCGCCGCGCAGGACTGAAAGACACACCACGCACCTTGCTGCTGATCGCCCTGCCCGGCATCGTCGTCACCATCGCTGCCGGCCTGCGTCTTGGCAGCGCCTGGTTTGCCGCATTTGTACTCGCGCTCTACCTGCTGGCCGTGGCGCTGTGGCTGTATCGGCGCATCGACAAGATGCAGCAGCGGCTGATCGCGCAGATGCCGGATTTCCTCGAAAACATGGTGCGCATGGCCGGCATCGGCAACAGCTTGTCGATGGCGTTCCAGAGTGCCACCCAGAACGTCGATCCGCCGCTGCGGCCCATCCTCGACAACGCCCTGAGCTATACCCGCGCCGGCATGGACCTGGACCGCGCCCTGCAACATGCCGCCCAGGCTTACCGGCTGCGCCCGCTGGAGATGCTGGCGGTGATCCTCGGCACCAGCATCCGCATCGGCGGCCGCAGCGACCAGATCCTGCAACGCATGAGCGACTTCATGCGCGACATGGAGGAAGTGCAACGCGAGCTGCAGGCCACCACCTCCGAGACCCGCATGTCAGCCTGGGTACTGGCCTTGCTGCCGGTTGGCGCGGCCTTGTCGATGGCGCTGATGAGCCCGGATTTTTTCCAGCCCATGTTCCATGACCCGCTTGGCAAGAAAATCCTGCTGATCGCGGTGCTGCTGGAACTGTTTGGCGGTTTCCTGCTGTACCGGCTGGCCAAATCGCTATGA